A segment of the Mycobacterium intracellulare ATCC 13950 genome:
AGAACGGGCTCAACGCCAGTGGCTGATCACGGGTAGCCGCCGCAGACGTTGCCGACGCACCCGCCGCCACCGCCCGGGCCACCGCCGCCACCGCCGACGCCGGGGATGCTGCCGCCGCCGCCACCGGGACCGCCGCCCCCGGTCGGGCCGCCGGGGACGCTGCCGCCGCCGCCACCGGGACCGCCGCCGCCGGTCGGGCCGCCGGGGACGCTGCCGCCGCCGCCACCGGGGCCACCGCCCCCGGTCGGGCCGCCGGGCACGTTGCCGCCGCCGCCTTCACCGGGCGCAGTGGAGGGCGCGACGCTCGACGAGGGCGTGGTCGTCGGGGTGGTGGTGCTGCTCGGGCCCTCTTTATGACCGCCGCCGCAGCCGACCGCCAGTACGAGCATGGCCGCGCCGCCGAAAAGGGCGACCGTTGTCCTCGGTCCAGATCCCATCAGATCCCCCAATCTCCACTTGCGCCACACCGCGGCGCCCACTGTTTGTTACCCAGGGGCGTCGGCGCGCAAACTACTTCCGGCGCCGAGATTGCGACGGGAAAAGGATGGCCGTCACGCGGGTGGGCGTGGCCGGCCGGGAAAGTGGAGCGTGCGCGATCCCGTGGAGCGGAGCCGCAGCGGCACAAGGGAATCTGGCGAACGCGGGAACATGACCATCGAGGCTTTTAAAAGCCGATGGCCCATCTCGGGCCTATGGACCATCGGCGAGACAAATCGTATCCGGGTGCGGGCCTTCCCGTGGGCGAAATGTCTGACTCGTAAATTAGAAAATTCCTTATATTCACTAAGTAGACCGTCCTCCGATCGGGCGTGGGCCGCGCGCAAGCCTGTGACCAGGGCCGCAGCCGAAACCGCGGCTACCCCTCCTTGGTGATCAGCTTGCGCAGCGCCACGCGGTCGGGCTTGAGCAGTTCGGCGATGCGGGGCTGATTCACCTCGGCGACGATGATCTCGCCGACCTCCTGGTAGACCTCGCTGAAGATGCCGTGGGATTTCATCTTCGAGGTCTGATAGAGGTTGTCCTCGGTCGGCGTCACATAGATCACCCCGTCGGCCTTGAAGCGGTGCACCAGCCAGAGGTGGATCAAGGTCATCAGCCGCTTCTGGCGGAGCTTCTCCGCGAAGGTGTTCTGGTCGCGCACCTGAAGGATGCTGCGGCCGTGCCGGTCCTTGATCGGGTCGACGACCACGTTGGCCAGCTGCTCGTCGTCGTTCCCGTAGATGCCGAGTTCGAGCACGTCCGAGCCGGCGCGGCGGGGCCGCAGTTGCACCCGCAGTTTCTCGCCGAGGTCGTAGTTCTCGCTCCACATCGCCAGCCACTCCTCGAGCAGCTTCTTCGGCACCTCGGTCTGCACCAGGTGCTGGTGCTGGGTCGAGCCTTCGCCCATCGACTTGGTGGTGGCGGTGCGGCCCGAGGAGGCCGTGAGCGCGGCGTCGCTGCGCGGTCCCCCGACGAGGGTTTGCGGTGTGCGGTAAGGAGATTCGACCAGGCGCATCTTGCGCTGCAGGCGGGCCAGCGCCAGCATGCCGTCCTGTTGCAGCGAGGTGGCGAACTCCTCGGCGGCGACGCCGTCGATCTGGTGTCCGCCGTAGGTGATGAAGTTGAAGACGAAACCCATCTTGCCCAGTTCCTCGGGGAACTGCTTCATCTGCTCGTCGGTCATGCCGGTGGTGTCCCAGTTGAACGACGGGGACAGGTTGTAGGCCAGCATCTGGTCGGGGAACTTGGCGTGGATGGCGTCGGCGAACTGCCGGGCGTCATCCAGGTCGGCGGTCTTGGTCTCCATCCACAAGAGGTCGGCGAACGGCGCGGCCGCCAGCGATTTGGCGATGGCGTACGGGATGCCGCCGCGGATCTGGTAGTAGCCCTCGGGCGTCTTCGAAAGTTCGCAGTCCCAACCGGGGTCGACGCCCAACTCCTTCGCCTTGGCCCTGGCCGAGTAGAGCGAGGCGGTCGCGGCGAACTCTCGCCACTCCTCGGCGCTCATATCGGCCGGTTCGCCCTCGCTGGCGGCGAACGCGAGCACATCGGCGACGGCCTCGCCGTAGGTCATCAGGCCGGCGTCGTCCTCCCAGGCCGCCACGAACCGCGACTCGACTTGGTCGAACAGGTCGTCGATCGACTGCTGACCGTCCTCGCGCCAGGCGTTGACGGCGTCGGAGACCAGGCCCTGGATCCCTTGGCGCTCAAGCCAAGCTGTGGCCTCGGCGTACTCCCCTTCGGGCAGCGCGTACAGCAGGTGGCCGTTGAGGTCTTTGACGCCCAGCTCGTAGAAGCGACGCACCAACGCCAGGAAGCACGACTTGTACGACGGGATCTTGAGGTTGGTGGCTCCGAGCAGGAACGGCTGGTCACGCTCGTCGGCCCGGCTGTCCAGCAGGTTGGCGGCCTCGGCGTCGGTGCGCGCGACGATGATGCCCGGCACCTTCATGATGTCGAGCTGGAAGCGCGCGGTGTTGAGCCGTTTGATCTGTTCGTCGGACGGCACCAACACCTTGCCGCCCTGATGGCCGCACTTCTTGGTGCCGGGGCGCTGGTCCTCGATGTGGTAGCCGGGCACGCCGACCTCGACGAACCGGCGGATCAGGTTGCGCACGTGCGGGTCACCGCCGTGGCCGGTATCAGCGTCGGCGATGATGAACGGCCGGTAGTCGTAGACCGGCGCCGCGGCGCGCTGCTTTTCGCTCATCTGCAGGCGCTGGTATTGCTGGTTGCGGTCGGCGGTCAGCAGGGCGCGCACCAGCACCGCGGCGTCGTCGGGCACCTGGCTCAGCGGGTAGCTGGCGAGGTCGGGTCCGGGATCTTCGGTGGTGGACCCCTTGGCCGAGGTCGCCCAGCCGCCCAGATAGATCCCCTCGATGCCCATCCGCTTCATCGCGACCGCCTGGCCGGGCGAGTACGGGCCGAACGTCGTGATGCTCTTCTTCTGGGCGAACAGCTCGCGCAACCGCTCGTAGAAGGCCGCCGCCGCGTTTCGTGCCACGGTGTAGTCGGTCGGGATGGTGCCGCGCTGCTCGGCTACCTGGCGGGCCGTGTACAGGCGGGTGATCCGGGAAAAGCGCGGATCGTCGAAGTATTGCTGCGTGGCAGCGACCTCGTCGTCGAACGATGGCCGGACTTGTGTGTCCTTGTCGATGATCGCCATGTCTTACGCCCCTCTCCGGCACGACTCCACTGAACGTGAGTCTATCCCCGCGAAGGGCGGTTCAATCAGGAGTCGAAAGACTCGGCTGAAACGGTTGCAAAACCACTGGGGCACAGCGCATTCGATGGTCCACCGATCACGGGACGCCTCCGCGCCGGGCAAGCCAGTCCCGCTGACGGGCCACGAATGCGGCGTCGACGACCTTGCCGTGGCCCGGGACGTAGATGGCGTCGGGTCCGCCGACGGCGAGCAGTCGCCCGAGGGTGGCCGGCCAGGCCGCCACGTCGGAATCGGCGTCGATCGCCGGGTCGGCGGACTCCTCGACCAGGTCACCGGCGAACACCACCATCCTGTCGCCGGCGTTGGTCGCGGGCGCGATCACCACCAGGTCCGAGGCGGTGTGGCCGCGCCCGAGGTGCGTGATCGTCACCGTCCGATCCCCCAGATCGACGCTGGCGTCGTAGACCCCGCGGCGCGGAGGGCGTAACGCGGCGATCGCCGCGTCCACTTCAGTGGCGTCGGCGCCGTACCGCAGCGCCTCGGCGCGGATCTGGTCGGTCGCCGATCGGAGGTGCCCGACGACCTCGGGCGCGCAGTAGATCTTCGCGCGGCCGAAGAACGATGAGCCCAGGACGTGGTCGAAGTGCTTGTGCGTCAACACGATATGGCTCACCGGCCGCCCGGCAAGCCGTCGGACGTCGGCGTCGATGGCGGCGGCCTCGGCCAGCGTGGTACCCGAGTCGACGAGCAGCGTTCCGGTGCGGCCGCGCACCAGGCCGATCGTGACATCGCAGAACGAGAGCCGGCAGCGGTGCACGCCGCTGGACAGCGTTTCCCAGCCGAAATGCACACCAGCAACGTAGCGGCCACGCGTGGGCTGCGCCGGCGGTGCGCCGGGACGATGTGTCGGAAATAGTTGACATGTCGGGATTGTCCGACATATGTTGTCGACCGTGACTGGCGTCGATCGCGTCTTTCTCGCCTTGGCCAACCCGGTGCGGCGTGAACTGCTGGAGATCCTGTTCCGGCAACCATTGTCGGCCGGGGAGCTCAGCGAGCGGTTCGAACTCAGCCGGCCCGCGGTCGCCGAGCATCTCAAGGTGTTGCGTGACGCGAGGCTGGTGGCCGACGAGCCGCGGGGGCGCCATCGGATCTATCACCTGACCGCGGAGCCCCTGGCGGAGCTGGGTGAGTGGCTTCATCCGTTCGAGAAGTTCTGGCGTGCCCGGCTTGCCCGGCTCGCCGAGGTGGCAGAGGAGCTGGAATGACCGCAACGTCACGGTTCGCGACGATCCGGGTGGATCAATTCGTCGCGGCGCCACCGGAGAAGGTGTGGCGGTTGCTCACCGAACCCGCCCTGATGAAACTCTGGTGGGCCGAGGGGCAGGTGG
Coding sequences within it:
- the aceA gene encoding isocitrate lyase ICL2, which encodes MAIIDKDTQVRPSFDDEVAATQQYFDDPRFSRITRLYTARQVAEQRGTIPTDYTVARNAAAAFYERLRELFAQKKSITTFGPYSPGQAVAMKRMGIEGIYLGGWATSAKGSTTEDPGPDLASYPLSQVPDDAAVLVRALLTADRNQQYQRLQMSEKQRAAAPVYDYRPFIIADADTGHGGDPHVRNLIRRFVEVGVPGYHIEDQRPGTKKCGHQGGKVLVPSDEQIKRLNTARFQLDIMKVPGIIVARTDAEAANLLDSRADERDQPFLLGATNLKIPSYKSCFLALVRRFYELGVKDLNGHLLYALPEGEYAEATAWLERQGIQGLVSDAVNAWREDGQQSIDDLFDQVESRFVAAWEDDAGLMTYGEAVADVLAFAASEGEPADMSAEEWREFAATASLYSARAKAKELGVDPGWDCELSKTPEGYYQIRGGIPYAIAKSLAAAPFADLLWMETKTADLDDARQFADAIHAKFPDQMLAYNLSPSFNWDTTGMTDEQMKQFPEELGKMGFVFNFITYGGHQIDGVAAEEFATSLQQDGMLALARLQRKMRLVESPYRTPQTLVGGPRSDAALTASSGRTATTKSMGEGSTQHQHLVQTEVPKKLLEEWLAMWSENYDLGEKLRVQLRPRRAGSDVLELGIYGNDDEQLANVVVDPIKDRHGRSILQVRDQNTFAEKLRQKRLMTLIHLWLVHRFKADGVIYVTPTEDNLYQTSKMKSHGIFSEVYQEVGEIIVAEVNQPRIAELLKPDRVALRKLITKEG
- a CDS encoding MBL fold metallo-hydrolase — its product is MHFGWETLSSGVHRCRLSFCDVTIGLVRGRTGTLLVDSGTTLAEAAAIDADVRRLAGRPVSHIVLTHKHFDHVLGSSFFGRAKIYCAPEVVGHLRSATDQIRAEALRYGADATEVDAAIAALRPPRRGVYDASVDLGDRTVTITHLGRGHTASDLVVIAPATNAGDRMVVFAGDLVEESADPAIDADSDVAAWPATLGRLLAVGGPDAIYVPGHGKVVDAAFVARQRDWLARRGGVP
- a CDS encoding ArsR/SmtB family transcription factor, translated to MLSTVTGVDRVFLALANPVRRELLEILFRQPLSAGELSERFELSRPAVAEHLKVLRDARLVADEPRGRHRIYHLTAEPLAELGEWLHPFEKFWRARLARLAEVAEELE